CTTCAGAAAAATCGCCAACGGTACATCTGGCATCTGACACCATTATCGAGCAGGGGGAGGTAGAGCCTCCTAATTTTCGTTCCCACGCTGGCCCTGGGAACGAGATAGATTTGATTTCATCTGAGGAAGATGAGTTAGATATTCCAGGTGATGTAGCTACGAGTTTTTCGCAATTAAAAAACTTAATTTTTTCAGGGACACTCTTAGAAAATAAAGCCAAAAAATCTCCTGTAGACTTACTACCATCTACTGAGGTAGTGACTGCGGGTGAACCTATTAAAAAAGCGCAGAATGCGTTGATTTTAAGTGAAGATAAAGCCAAAAAATATAGGGAGGTGTCGAACACATCTCAGCAGAATTTAGATGATGTCGATGCTCCAGACGATTCCCTGGCTCGCTTAGAAAATCTTCTGGTTGATATTGGCATGGGTGAATATCGGCACTTGATAGTAAATATTGAACAAAAACTGAAAATTCTAGAAAATCAGATTTATGAGCCGACAGAGTTAATAAATTTACTTTTGCCTTTGATTACAGAGATTTTGATTCTCAAGATTGAGCAATCCAAGGAAGAAGTTGTTGAGGCGATCGCGCCGATCATGGATCGGATGATTGAGAGCAGAGCTGGTAAAGATAAAGTAGCGATGGCTGGCGCTTTAGCTCCGCTGATATCGGCGGCAATTTCCCGACAGATCAGTGACTCGCCGGAGGAAATTGCTAAAGCGATCGCGCCCACAATGGGAAAAGCTATTAAAGAACAGATTTATCTTGAGCGCGATTCGATGGTAGATGCCCTCTATCCGATCATTGGTAGCACAATTTCTAAATACATGGTGGAAGAAATTCGTGCCATTAATGAAAAAATTGAAAATACCTTGAGCGTAGAGGGAATCACTCGCAAAATCCGCGCTAAGGTGCAAGGAGTCTCTGAGGCAGAACTAATCCTCAAAGATGCAATGCCCTTTAATATTCGAGCCATTTTCTTGATTCACAAAAGCTCTGGTTTAATCCTTTGTGAGGTTCAACAGCCTGAGCTACAGAAACTAGAATCTGATATGGTGGCGGGTATGCTCACAGCTATTCGCAGCTTTGTTAATGACTATATTGCACTTTCAGGGGAAATTTCGGAACTCGATCATATTGACTATGGCGCTTCCAAAATTATCCTAGAAGTGGCAGGATACTGTTACATGGCGGTAGTAGTTCAAGGAGAACCGCCTAACTGGTTAATGTTGAGAATCCGGAGTACCCTCAGCAGAATCATTCAAAAATATGGTAAACCAATCGAGATGTTTAATGGAGATACC
This genomic stretch from Funiculus sociatus GB2-C1 harbors:
- a CDS encoding OmpA family protein, coding for MTLSKKNQAEDFAPLEGLVKLLIDLELFNPPKGDREESNAASSEVKTVLQGLKSLSETPQQFENKAENLPKNSLLSEQDFEVVTVPKPSEKSPTVHLASDTIIEQGEVEPPNFRSHAGPGNEIDLISSEEDELDIPGDVATSFSQLKNLIFSGTLLENKAKKSPVDLLPSTEVVTAGEPIKKAQNALILSEDKAKKYREVSNTSQQNLDDVDAPDDSLARLENLLVDIGMGEYRHLIVNIEQKLKILENQIYEPTELINLLLPLITEILILKIEQSKEEVVEAIAPIMDRMIESRAGKDKVAMAGALAPLISAAISRQISDSPEEIAKAIAPTMGKAIKEQIYLERDSMVDALYPIIGSTISKYMVEEIRAINEKIENTLSVEGITRKIRAKVQGVSEAELILKDAMPFNIRAIFLIHKSSGLILCEVQQPELQKLESDMVAGMLTAIRSFVNDYIALSGEISELDHIDYGASKIILEVAGYCYMAVVVQGEPPNWLMLRIRSTLSRIIQKYGKPIEMFNGDTATIPEQVNHILEDFGDSCTKSNKNKATKPPTLLILGSMLLSFILLPWGIYQYRHRSDRAIEQNTALALASNPELAVYRLTVDADAEILKLAGKVPNEYLRQKAAQIAQDTYPSLKLNNNVIAINTPPDPVLAAAEVKRVTSILNQMDGVFISAKYNARKVTVQGTALQAIDAQKITLAFGKIPGIESVTNTVEIQPSAIATRIYFSRGTQKLKFKDIKNKILPIRAFLSQYPEKHLMIVGYGDASDNPNRDRRLALERAKTVRDALIEQGVAPRRLRVAGMTNHPLDVDADQPLWLSRCVEFELATPVVQSK